The sequence TGCTCCGCCCATCCCCTGCTGGGCCACGGCTCGCTGCACGCCTCCCTGATTTCCGGCGGCCAGGAACTGTCCAGCTATCCGGAGCGCTGCACCCTGCATCTGGAGCGGCGCACCCTGCCCGGCGAGACCCCACAGGACGTGGAGGCCGAACTTGACCGGCTGCTCAGGCGGCTGGAAGCAGATCCCGGTTTCCGGGCCGAGCACCGCCTGCTGCTGACCCGCGAACCCCTGAGCGTGCCCGCAGACGCGCCCATCGTCGGCCTGCTGTCCCGGCAGGCCGGGCGCGTGCTGGGTCAGGCGCCGGCCCAGATGGGCCTGAGCTTCTGGATGGACTCGGCCCTGCTGGCGGCGGCAGGCATTCCCACCGTGGTCTTCGGCCCCAGCGGTGCGGGGGCACACGCCAGCGAGGAATGGGTGGACCTGGCCTCTGCCGAGCAATGCCACGAGATTCTGAGTGCCACCATCGCCGAATTCTGTGCGTGATTCCGCACGTCCACCTTGCAGGAGGGCCCCATGACCGCCTCTGAAACCTCCCACGTCTATCTTCATCCCCACGCCCAGACCTTTGCCCCGCACACCCGGCCGGAAGTGCTGGATTTTCACCGCAGACTGCCGGGCTACGCGCCCACACCGCTCGTTTCTGCCCCGCATCTGGCGGCGGCGCTGGGCGTCGGCGAGGTGTGGGTCAAGGACGAGTCTCACCGTCTGGAGCTGCCTGCCTACAAGATTCTGGGGGCGTCGTGGGCCACCTACCGGGAGCTGGAAACCCTCTTCGGACCGTTTGAACCCTGGACGACCCTGGACGGTCTGGCGGCCCAGCTGCGCCCACACCTGCCGCTGGTTCTGGTGGCCGCGACAGACGGCAACCACGGCCGCGCCGTGGCGCGCGTGGCCGGCTGGCTGGGGCTGCAGGCCCATATTCTGGTGCCGCAGGACATGGTGGAGGCCCGGCAGAGGGCGATTGTGGGCGAGGGAGCGAGGTTGCAGATCATCCACGGCTCCTATGACGAGGCGGTGATGGCCGCCGCCGAGCGGGCAGATGGGCGGCACGTGGTGATCAGTGACACGGCCTGGGACGGCTACACCCGTGTGCCCGGCTGGGTGGTGGAGGGATACAGCACCATCTTCCTGGAAATCGACGCGCAGCTGGCCGCCCGGCACGCCCCGCCGCCGGATGTGGTGGCCGTGCAGATGGGCGTCGGATCGTTGGCCGCCGCCGTGGTGCGCCATTACCGCGCCGCTGACATGCCGACACGTGTGGTGGGCGTCGAGCCTCTGCACGCCGACTGCGTGTTGCGTTCGTTGCAGGCGGGCCAGCCCGTCGAGACGCCGGGGCCGCATCCCTCGATCATGGCCGGCCTCAACTGCGGCACGGTTTCACCGCTGGCCTGGCCGCTGCTGCGGGATGGCCTGAACGCCTCGGTTGCCATTCCCGACGCCCGCGCCGAAGACGCCATGCGGATGCTGGCCGCCGACGGCGTGGTGTCCGGCGAGAGCGGCGCGGCGGGTGCGGGCGGCCTGATTGCACTCCTCACCGGACCGGACGCCCGGCGACACCGGGACGCACTGGACCTGACCCCCCACAGCCGTGTCCTGATCGTCTCCACCGAGGGAGCGACCGACCCGCAGGCCTACGCGCGAATCCTGGGGTGAACGGGGCGGCCGTGACGGCGTCTGGTCAGGAACAGCGCCTCGTCCGGGCAGGTCTGCTCCAGCCGCCGGAACACGGTGCCGTTCACGGTTGCCCCCACGTGTTCCAGTGCCAGCAGCAGCGCCCCAAACACCGGCTCGTGCCAGCGGGCCGGCCAGCCCCCCCCGGATGTGCACGCGGACCCGCTTCAGCAGCGCTCCGCCCAGCACGGGCGACCCGCGGCGCATCACCCCGCCGGAGGTGGTGAGCAGGTAACCGCCCAGGGACGCGCCGTGCTTCTGCACAAGGTACAAGGTGCCGGGACGGGCGGCGTGTCCGGTGTGACCGCACATGACGTGTCACGACACGCACCACAGGTCGTCGGTGGGGGGGCAGGGGGTTGGGGCGGGAGACGGTCACGAGCGCGCGCTCCTGCACGACGGGGTGCGTCCCCCCGAGGGCGTACAGCCGCGCCCTGCCGGCGCAACAGCCGGCCGAGATTCCCGACAAAGCGTTCCTGAAAGCGGGCGATGGCGTGGCCAGTGAGCTGGATATCGTGCATGGTGGTTCTTCCTGATTTCTAGGGTCGGGGTCACCCGCGTCACCGCGTGATGCGGCCCGTCGGAGACTCCAAACTGACCTGGGCCAGTGTCTGGGAGCGGCTCAGGTCCCCACCAAATCTGGGGTCGTGGCGAACCATTGTGAGGTGAAGGCGGACCGTATCTGCCACCACTTGTCGGGTGGTACAGCCCAGCAGCCCCCTCCCGGTGTTCAGGCGTCTCGGGCAGCGTTCACAGCTCCTGTGGACGGCAATTTCGACACTTGCCCTGGGGCGGCCCGGTGGTTCGTATCCATTGACAGACACGCCGCTTCCGTTGTTGAAAGTGCTGTTCAGTCCGCAGCTTCGCTCGGAAGTCCTTCCATCTGGTGGCGCCCTGTGCGCCACGGCACCGCCAAGGAGAGAAGGTGATGGACGCTTTGGCTTCATGACATCGGGGTTGCTTCTCAGTGGTTCCTTAGGCTAATCTCACGTCACCTGCCAAGTAGAAGCCAAGTAGAAGCGCTTTGTCGTCGATCTCTGATCCGATCAACACGCGAGCTTGACGTTAAGACAGTCCGTTCAACGTCTAACCATGCGCTTCCCTCATACAAGTGGCGCAGTCCTGCTGCGCTGCAAGTAGGAGATCACATGACCCGTGGATCATCCCTCATCACGCTTCTCCTCTCTGCCTCGCTGCTAATCGGCTGCGGACAGGAGAGCCCCGCAGTCACCGCGCCGCCGGTCAATACCAGCAAGGTGGCTCTGACCGCGGCAGTGGCCACCAACAACGCTTCGGTCCTGCTCACCTTCTCGGCGGAGCCCGACGCAGCCGCGCTGAATCCGGCGCAATATCATCTGAAACGTCCGGACGGCAGCGAGCTGAGCCTTCAGGGCGTGTTCCCCATTCCGGGGACCCGGCAGGCGGTGCTGGCCACCTCCACGCAACCCACCGGGCAGCTGACCCTGCTGCGCGGGGGCGCGGCGCCGGTTACCCTCGCGTCGTCCAACGTGGAGCCGCCCGCCCTGACCGAGGTCACCCCGCTCAACTCCACCCAGGTGCTGCTGCGTTTTGCCGGCTCCCGGGGGGACGCCGCGGCACTCGCTGCCGTGTCCGAGCAACCCGGTCTCTACCGCATCGGCGACCTCAACGTGACGGCGGCCAAACTCAGCGCCGACAAGAGCGCCGTGCTGCTCACCACCAGCCAGCAGCACAACACCGCCTACCGGCTTGAAGCTGCCGGAATGATGACCCGCGATCTGGGACTGATCCAGCCGGGAGGCGTGACCTTCACCGGTATGGGCACCCCGGATGTGGTGCCCCCGCGTGCCGTTGACGTTTCGGTTTCCGACCGCATGACGGTGGTGGTGCGCTTCAGCGAACCGGTCACGGCGCCGCAGCCGGGAAATTTCGTGATCCGCAGTGAAACGGGCGTGCTCCTCGGGGTCAAGCAGGCCACCTTTACCGACGAATTCAGGACCGCGGTGCGGCTCACGACCGATCTGCAACAGCCCGGAATCTACCGCGTGCAGGTCCAGGGGCTGACCGACGCTTCAGACAACGCCCTGGAGGCCGCCGGCCCCCTGACGTTTGCCGGCACGGGCACTGCAGACCAAACTCCGCCGACCGTGCAGTCCCTGCAGGCCACTTCCCCCACCCAGGTGGTGGTGACCTTCAGTGAACCGGTAAGGGGAGGAGCGGGCGAAGACGGCGCAGAAAACCCGGCCCACTACACCATTCAGGGAAGTGTGCTGGGTGCCGCGAGCATGCAGCCGGCCGGCGCAGCCTCGGTGCTCAAAGTCACCGCCGCCACGCTGTCCTCCGATCAGCGCAGCGTGACGCTGACCACGCTGGAGCAGGCCCCCATCCAGTACGAACTCAGCGCGGCGAACATCCGTGACCTGAGCGGCAACGTGATCGACACCACCACGGGCAACAACCGGCGCAAGCCGGTGTTCCGGGGAATCTCCCCGTCTGGGACAGGGCAGGACAGTGACGGCGATGGACTTCCGGACAGCGTGGAGCAGGCGGGCTGGACCATCAGCGTGCGGCTGGCCAACGGGCAGGTGGTTCAGCGTGAGGTGACCAGCGATCCTTTTAATCCGGATACCGACGGCGACTGTGCGCGCAAGGCAGAGCTTCAGGGCATTTGCCTGAATGACCGTGACGAGATGGCGCTGGGCCTGGACCCCCGGTCCCTGGACACCGACGGCGACACCCTGGGCGACAATGAGGAGTCCAACCTGTTCCTCTCCGACGCCGCCGACCAGGACAGTGACGGTGATGGGCTCAACGACGCGCTGGAAGTCAACATGTACCGAACCTCGCCGATTCTGGACGACACCGATGGTGACCAGTTCAAGGACGGAGACGAGGCCACCTCGGGCAAGCGCAATCCGCTGATCTCGGATCTGCCCCAGGTCCAGATTGATACGGGCGCCATCTCCCTGACCCTCGACGAGCGCTACAGCTACACCGATTCGACCGGCAAGGCCACCCAGGTCGACAGCAGCACCAGCGCCACCCTGGAACAGGGCTCGAACAACACCTATGCGAGCAGCCGCTCCAGTTCACTGGCGACGATGATCTCCCACTCGATCTCGATGGGTGTCTCGGCCTCGATCTCGGCGGATCCCGGCGTCGAGGTAACGGCCGAGTACGGGCACGTCAATGAGAACACGGCCGAAACCAGCGCCACCACGTCGGCCGAATCCAGCGCCTCAGCCAACCGTGCGTACAACCAGTCGGTGGCCCGAAGCCAGAGTTTCGACAGCCGCTCGGACGTGACGCGCACGCTCGACGGCGCCTCCATGCGTGTGGCCGTCAGCATTGCCAACGCCAGTGACCTGGCGTACACGATCAAGGATCTGGAGCTCTCCGCCTTGCAGCAGGATCCCGCGGACCGCACCCGCCTGATTCCGGTCGCCACGCCGACCTCGGAGAATCCGGGGGCGGTGTATAACCTGGGCCCGCTGGTGTCCAAGCGCGGACCGTTCCTGTTTGCCAACACCACGCTGTACCCCAAGACCGTCGAAGACCTGATGCGGGCACCGCACGGCCTGATCTTCCGGGCTGCGAACTACAACCTGACCGATGAGGCCGGGCGAAATTATGCCTTCAGTTCCCGTGATTCCTATGACCGCACCGCCGAGATCACCATCGACTACGGCGACGGCCGGACGCTGACCCGGCGCGTGGCCACGGCCAGCACCTTCGATCCGGTCACGGGCGCGCCGCAGGGTATCAGCATGAAGTATGCCCTGCGCACCCTGCTCAAGCTGAACTACCAGACCGGCGCGGCCCCGAACCAGGCCGGCAGCGTCCTGACTGGTCTGGGCGGAGTGAACAACGATCTGTCCCGGCACAAGCTGTGGGCGCTGATCACCACCCTGCCGTCTCAGCCGGACGTGGACTTCGACGACCGCATGATCCACGCGGGCGACACGGTCATCCTGACGTATCAGGCCGACCAGGATCAGGACGGCCTGCTCGCCGCCGAGGAATCCCTGTACGGCAGCAAGGACACCGAAAGCGATACCGACGCCGACGGCCTGAGTGACCCCGAAG is a genomic window of Deinococcus aerophilus containing:
- a CDS encoding diaminopropionate ammonia-lyase; translation: MTASETSHVYLHPHAQTFAPHTRPEVLDFHRRLPGYAPTPLVSAPHLAAALGVGEVWVKDESHRLELPAYKILGASWATYRELETLFGPFEPWTTLDGLAAQLRPHLPLVLVAATDGNHGRAVARVAGWLGLQAHILVPQDMVEARQRAIVGEGARLQIIHGSYDEAVMAAAERADGRHVVISDTAWDGYTRVPGWVVEGYSTIFLEIDAQLAARHAPPPDVVAVQMGVGSLAAAVVRHYRAADMPTRVVGVEPLHADCVLRSLQAGQPVETPGPHPSIMAGLNCGTVSPLAWPLLRDGLNASVAIPDARAEDAMRMLAADGVVSGESGAAGAGGLIALLTGPDARRHRDALDLTPHSRVLIVSTEGATDPQAYARILG